GCgaggggagggatggagggaggagagagggaggaaggaggaggagttTGCACCAGCGCTGGATAAGAGGCAGGATCCCAGCTGAGCTGCGCTGTTCCGTGCCATGCCGGGCAGGATGGAGGAGCGCTACAGCAAGGCAGAGACCCTCGCCCTGCGGAGGAAACACATCGGGTAGGGGTGGCAGGGGCGGGTGGGGAGCACGGTGAGGGTGGTGGGACCTcgtcctgcaggagctgagccaCACGCTACAGGTTCAGCCAGAGCCCAGACGCGTTCATGAAGCTCGTGTCACACCGGCTTCTCTATAGGGGACAGCTTGATGCTACGGGAATCTTGCCCGCATTGCACTGGGCTGTGTagggcaaagagaaaaagacctGCAGAAAGGGCTGACCTAGCAGAAGAGCAAAGTGTAGTCAGGAAACAGCCCCAAGTGATGATGATGAGGTGTACTTCTTTAAAGTGGAGCAGAGGACTAGCCAGAGGCATCAGAAAAAGATGTGTGCAGCAGGACTATAAGctttgagaaggaaagagagtAGATGATTTCCCTTTCCAGGAGTTGCCTCTGGGCTTTACAAGTCGGTGATCACAGTGCACCCAACTGAGGGGATGCATTTCGTAGCACTGAGTTACCTGGAAACAGCCGTGTTTATCTGAGACCACATAACCCTTTCTGAAAGTTTAGAATgctttccctctgctcagcaaTATCACTCAACATAATAACATAGCTGGCATATTctccaagagagaaaaaaaaaaggggggggagagagagttTAAAGAGGGCTTTGGATAATGTCACGTGGAACCTGAGTTTTGCTGGAAGCCAGCATGAATTGGGTGCTtataaaaagctgcttttaaagaTGTGATTCAAAGCAGTCAGGAAGAAACACTGAGATTTTAGGTgcctgctcagcagctctgaaaataaagcCTCCGAGGCATTAGCATTTTGTTCTTGAACATGACCTCTGTGCAGTACAGTCAGCCCTTGCGTAACGACTTTTTGGCTATAGCATAAAACAGCTCTTAACCACCCAGCTTTATTCCCAGAGAGCTAACTGGCTATACATGGCCGTGAGAGATGTAAACAACCAGAGCTACAGCCCACAGATGCAGTGGGACATGTAAGGACCTCGAAGGACTTGCAGTCCCCATGCATGGAGTCCCTTCCAGACAGGGTCAAGGATCGCGGGTGCCCTTACCCGGgactgctgctgtcctgctgtgccagggggCATTCATCAGCCTCATTTCACCACCCCTTTTGAGCCAAAAGAGCTCAAAGGAGGGGGAATGACTCAGAAAACTAAAACGGtgttattttatacatttttttaggCCTTCCTGCAAAGTTTTCTTTGCCAAGGACCCTCTGAAGATAGTGCGTGCTCAGGGCCAATATATGTTTGATGAGACTGGAGAAAAATACTTAGACTGTATCAACAACGTTGCACATGGTAAGCAGTTTATCTTGTAAGACTGCTTCTGCTGCCTCATTTCTAATAGGAATTGTAATGCACGTCTTTCAAGTGATGATGACAGGGTCACAGGGCTTCCTTGTGTGGTTCAATAGCGGGCTGTTTGCGAGTAAtactaattattttcttcttcagttggCCACAGCCATCCATATGTGACAAAGGCTGCAACCAAACAGATGGAACTGCTCAATACAAACTCCCGGTTCCTGCATGACAACCTCGTTCAGTACGCTCAGCGTCTTACGGCTACCCTGCCAGAGAAACTCTCTGTGTGCTATTTTGTTAACTCTGGGTATGTCTGCTTAGTTATTTGTTCATTAAGgctattttctccctgttcaaGATGGACACTCAGAAGTAAGAATTTGTTAAAGTAGGACTTAgtaataagaaacagaaatacttcCAGTACTGATTGATTGCAGGATACTTTGTCTCTGCAGCTATCATATTTGATATGATGGCTCGGTGCAAGAGAGCCAAGGCATGAGACTGCTCTGCAGAACATCAGACAATGgaagcagaggggctgctgagGGCCAGGCTGGAAGTTTAGGTCTCCGTAGCAGGAGCAGACTTGTGTCCTCTGCTGCCTGATGGCTGGGGAGGATGGAGCTATCGTGGAGGGGGGAGACAGGGCCAGCATGCTCTGACACTTTCGGGGGGTTTTGTGGCCGTGTTGTGCTTTCAGCTGCTCACTGCTCTGCGATGTGGTCTTGTTTGTGCCTACAGGAGGTAAATGTTCACAAACAAACTGGGGGAGGGAAATAAAGCATCtctttgtttgctgtttgtacaaagggctgtttttttcctcgCCCTCTTATGTGGCATTTACAGTCACAACCTTAGCATTGTAATCTGTATAGAAAAAGAACCTGCTGTGTCCCCTGCCTCCTCTTCTGTTAGCATAGATTTTAATTGGAAGCCCTTCCTCACTGTTTTGTGGATGTATCTGATGTGGTGCAGGTCTGAAGCAAATGATCTGGCTTTACGACTGGCCCGGCAATACCACGGACACCAAGATGTGATCACCCTTGAAAAGTAAGTACATAGAGCAGCTTGTGTAAATGCAGCCAGCAACTCCTGCAATTACTTCAGAAGCGGCTGTGCAGCAACCCCCTGCTGTTTGTACTGTACTGCCTGCTGAAAGAAAGGCTTTGTTGCTTTCATAGTAGAAGAGGTCAGGAAATAAGTTTCCCTTTTTCACATTTGGATAAACACAAGTTCTGAAGATTTGTGAAAAACAGATTGTCAGTCAACCCAGAAGGTCAGTCACCTGTTACAGTTTTTGAAACATAAATTTCAGTTTATGTTTCCCACACAGAATGACAAAGCAATTCATGCCAGAGACGTGAACGATAGTTTGAAACACCACTGCGTGGTCTAGCCACTGGGCTGTTCTGGAAAAGGGCTTTCTGTTTGTGATACTCTGCTGGAAATGCTTCATTTTGGACTTGAGGATctcaaaggtcttttccaacctaaatgagtCTTTGGTGCTATGATTCCCTGGttctaaataaataagcattcaGTGTTCAAGAAGGATGACCTTGGAGCTCTGCAGTGGTGTTGATTCCCTGCTGTACCAATGCTCAGCTCTTCTCTGTTGAGCGCAGGAGCATACACACAAACCTGAGCAGCTCAAAAATCAGGAGGAACTGAAAGGGCTGTCAGTCCTGAGGAATGTTCTTGACCAAGTCTCTGGGTCTCCCTAGCCTGGACACAACTGTAGCATTGGTTACCCTGCTGTTGGGCCGGATCTTTTCCTCAGGTCACAATCAGAAAATCCAACCAGAGCACATCTGTGACTGAAAGGCACAGAGCTTGTTTGACTCAGCTGTAGCCAGATCCCTGTTAGCCCTCCTTGACTAACAGGGACACAATTTGGAGCCCCTGACAGTAGTTTCAGTCAGGAGAAGCTGATGACGGAGGCTCGGTCACTCTGCTTGACTGCAAAGTCTTGCTGGCCCGAACACCACAGGCCCCCAGTTTCCAAGGCTCTGTGGGGTTTTGTTATCCTCTTTACCCAACATGTCCGCTGCTGTCTTGTTGTGACTTACCTTTGTTTTGGGCTGCAGTTCCCTCTGCTTCAAGTTTATGGCTGAATGAAAGTGTTTTGGCCTCAATAGTAACCATCTTCAGCATACTTACAAAGCTTTTATATTCACTCTTCACCTTTATCCCGTGACTGGCTTTGGCCAAACAGTCAAGCCTTCAggggtgtgctgctgctgtataAGGGCCACAACCTCTGTTGCAATGCAGACCCTTGGGAGTCTTTGCAGTGGTGTTAGGGCCGAGCTTACAAAGTTTGGGCTGGCCAGAGCGGGGCCTGCAAGGTGGCCATGAGGCAACTGGACCCACCCTGCACTGCTGTTCATAACTGGCCAGGGCAGCCCCTTCAGAGCTGGTGCCATCCAAGGGACATCACCTGCCTGTCCTCACACTGCCATCTAGGTTTATGCAAGAACTAAAGCTCACCCCTGGTTCCAGTCTTGCTAGTGAATTAAAGCCAACAGCAATTTCGTATTGCCTTTGAGAGAAAGATTGAGAGAATTAAACTAAGATCCCATCACAAACAGTGCTACTGTGTTACAAATACAGCCTCTTATTCTGGTTTATTTATAAGCAAAATGGTAAATTTAGCTCTTCTATAAATTTGGTGACTTCAATATTTAACTCTCATGCAGTGCTTACCATGGCCATCTTACGTCTCTGATTGACATCAGTCCCTATAAATTTAATCAGCTGGGAAAGGACAGCAAGAAGGAGTTTGTGCATGTGGTaagtgagcttttttttttgttttgttttcttttctttttgtcattgttaTGCCTGTTATGTGTTATATTCAATTAGCTACTTCTGCTGTAAATATACTTTCATTCTGCTTTGCTGATTCCAgtgttgtcgtggtttaacccagccggcagctaaacaccacacagccgttcactcaccctcccccctccctctctgggacgggggagagaaatggaaagtgaagcccgtgagttgagataaagacagtttaataagacaggaaaataataatgacaataataataataataatacaatgatgataatagtactactaataataatgtgtacaaacaagtgatgcacaatgcaattgctcaccacccgctgaccgatgcccagcttaaccccgagcagtccggcccccctcccccggctagccacccctatatattgtttagcatgatgccagatggtatggaatacccctttggctagtttgggtcacctgtcctgggtctgtcccctcccagctcttcctgcacccccagcctccccgttggcaggacagagcaagaagctgagatgtccttggcttggtataagcactgctctgcaacaattaaaacatcggggtgttatcagcactcttctcatcctaagccaaaacagcattctaccagctacgaggaagaaaattagctctgttctaactgaaaccaggacaagtgTACATACACTGTACACTGAGTGTTTGTCAGTGGACTTAATACAgcaaaattgtttgcttttggaTTTCAAAGAGTCCTCATTTGCAATGCTGAGTTCATTTCTCATTCTCATGTATACTACAAGTTTTCATATTCATTGCACTGTACAGATACACAGTTTGAGGAAGGTAGCCAATGTCTGTTGTGTTACTTTGGCTAAAGATAAGCAGGACTTTTAAGTTTACTTCAAAAAACTGGAAAGGCAGAGCCCATCTGCACACAGTTCTGGGTATAGAGCTCATATTCACCTTAACAGGCTACCATTTGATTTCCAGCCTGATCTTGTATATCTTACCGTGACAAAAATCATTCTCAGCTCAGAGGAGCACACCAAATTGCTCACAGGTCTTTCCGAATTTTTTATAATGCTCCCTTTATTTACTGAACTTCTTCCAACATTGTTGAAGGTCATACAGATTCTTACTGTGATGAGGATGCTGGAAGTCAAGTGCCAGACTGGAAAACCCAGTTTTCCAGTTGCAGGAAGGGAAATTCCtgcaagaaactgaaataacttGACAGATGAGGACTCAGTATTATGTCTTAGGGGAGAGGAGGAATGGACTTGAAGAGGTGGATGAGGTAGATGGCTCTTCCAACATTTGCGTCCAGTAATGCTGAACACATCACAGGGCTGGCTTTGAGTTTAGGCTCCTGTACATATTTTGGTACAAGTCCATGCAGAAATTGAGATTGTGCTAACTCCTGTTATGTATCTATGTAGAAAGACAGAACTGTACCTGTTACAAGAACTCAgagcaatgaaaagaaacacagggTAAATGTTTCACGGAAAgattgcctttaaaaatatatgtattttttaaattggtcTTTTCAGGCTCCTTCTCCAGATATCTACAGAGGGAAATATAGGGAAGACCACCCAGATCCAGCAAGTGCGTATGCtgaagaggtgaaaaaaattattgaagaaacacagaagaatgGACGCAAGGTGTGTGTCTTGTGCTCTAGAAATACTGAAGATTCATTTATTAGGAGTAAAATGGAGGCATGAAACAGGAAACTAAGGATATGTTTCTCTACTTAGTTTCCCTTGCttgcctttcattttcctgtgatGTATTCTGTCTTCAAAATGTGCCATTTTTCAACCTTATCATAATTTTTCTAGGTATCAGTGAAAGGATCAATTATACATTTGTAAATGAGTAGATACAACCAAAACAGTTTAATTCTCTATTTCATGCATTGCACCAGTAGACTGTAAATATCTTAGGGCACAGACTAGCTTTCAGGTCAGCTGAGAACACTACACAATTTCTAGCAAGGATATATCTAAAAGTCTCTATGAATGGagaaaatatagagaaaaagaTAGATAAAATCTTGATAATATATTTCTGATTGCAGTAGCAAAGATGACTTTGAAGTCATCTGAAAAAGATGAACCTTTCAATCATATACAACATGACCTTGATAAAATCAGATCCTTTCTAAACAGGTTTATTTACAACGTGTGTTAATATTTTGTGTGATGGCACAAGCATTTAGAGATACGTAGGGCTTGATTCAAAGCCCCACATTCAGTGGAGATTGGAACAATATGTTCCCTTCTAGTCCAATGGACTTGTATCactcttcttttaatttcttcatcaaCTTTTTTAATCCTTTACTAACGgatagttttgtgttttttttcttcccttgtttcctttcttttgcataTTTCTTAGGTTTTGGTGACATAGACCTGTGGCAGGACAAGTTGTGCTAAAGGCTAAGCCTCACATGCTATGGGAAGCTTCGTACTCTTTGGCCGTAGCATGCCTCTTCAAATATAGTGTACGGTTCTTTACACGTTACTGCTCGGCCTTGTTTCCAGGAAGACTGCACCAGCCCAGAGAGACTTCTTGATGCTCAGGGAGGGGTTCACAAGTGGTGTGGGGATGCAATCCCTTAAATAGCAGACTTATGCTGAGACTTTGGGGTAATATTGTATCTCTGCTGCATAGACATGTTGACAAGAAATGAATTTTGATGTTCCAGTGTGTCTGATCCGCTGCTCTTGCCCTTCCTGACTtgaaataactttctttttcattcctaGCAACTGGAATTATTTCACCTATAGAATTTTTCTCCTCTTATGTCAAGTGCCTCGTGCTGATATTTCACTTCTTTAGTTATTTTCATTAGGCAGGGGTGCCCAAAGCATAGCCTCAGGTCATCTCCCAGTTCAGCTTCTACCCAACTCTACCTGGTCTAAAGATTGAACAATTAAGCTGATCACCACATGTACCTCTTACTGGAGAGTCCTGGCATTAAGCAAGTTTTATTCACCTCTTGGAGAAAATGGCAAACACTGGTATGTCTCCTGTAAATGGaaatctgtaaataaatttaCAGAGTTCCCAGGAGTCTGTCCGCTGACAGGAGTAAGTGTCTTCAACTTTAATGGCTGTAGGACTGGGGGTTAATGGAGGTCCTTGTATTCCCATCAGGTTACAAAGGTGGCCCTGGCTACTGCAAATTTGGGCAcccctgatttaaaaaaatgaaaaaattctcTAGCCATAGCTCCTCAAGAACCCTAAGATGTCGAACCCATTGTGTGATTAAATTAGGGcacacatttaaacatttatttctagaCTGTTAGATGTTTGTGCAAAGGCCAGGCAGATGAACATAGCTCTTAcctcagtttgttttttgtagatTGCTGCTTTCATAGCCGAATCCATGCAGAGCTGTGGAGGCCAAGTAATTCCACCTGTGGGCTATTTCCAGAAAGTGGCAGAGTACGTACATCACTTTGAAAGGGCATAGCTgaaaattaaccaaaaaaaaaaaaaaaaaaaaaaaaaaaaacacaatgttttTCACTATAGGCTGATCCAATCAAATCAACTATCTTCCTCTCTTGCTCTTGGTTATCTGTGGTTTCTTCCTACTTTTTGAAAAGTATGAtttcacttctattttttaTGGAACATCAGCTGACTAATTATTTTTAGCTGGATAattgtctttccttttctatCTTTAATCTTCAGGCCATAAGTATGATGGAAGATGAAGTTGAACCATCAGAGAGGTAGCCCTGCAGTAAAATTACAGTACTCCTATTTTACATCAAAATACTAGACATTTTTTGTTAACATTTAGtcaactaatatttttttcaattgaaaTAGCTACAGCTCTGTTTGAATAAGTTTCCAATCTCTGTTGTGCACTCCAGCTCTGTTTTGTCACACTATAAGCGAAACAATTGGCTTGAATGGAGTAGCTGTGAATATCTGTCAGAAATTTGATAGATGAACTATAGGTTCATTAGGGCCTGAGTAAGAGCCAGGTCAGTGAAGGACTCAAGTTCTACTTGCAGTACTTGTAGTACTTGTAGTGCTCAAGTACTATGACAAAGGATAAACTCAAGTTGCGTCACTCAGGATTCACAGGTCTGACTATTCCTGAAAGCAGAGTCCTGGCAGCAGTCTTTGGCATACGAGAGGAAGAACCAACCTCTTCTTAGGCAGACTGCTGGGATGTATGCCAGGGGGGTTAGCCACTTACGCAGTCTCTGAGCATGGTTGttagagcagcagcactgaagttCCATACCAAGTTGTGTTTCAGCAGCcacattccttctttttttattgtctaAACTGGTTTCACAGTGGAGATTTTCTGTTCTACCGACATCCTTGTCCTAGATTCAAGACCAGTCAGCGAAGTTAGTCACTCAAGCTATTCTATTTGTTTCCAGGTATGTGCGTGCAGCAGGTGGTGTATTCATAGCTGATGAGGTCCAGGTTGGCTTTGGCAGAGTTGGGAAGCATTTCTGGGCTTTCCAACTGCAAGGTGAAGACTTTGTGCCTGACATTGTCACCATGGGAAAACCCATTGGCAATGGCCATCCTATGTCTTGTGTGGTTACAACAAGGGAAATTGCTGAAAGTTTTGGTGCCTCTGGCCTGGAGTATTTCAATACTGTAAGTTTGTACATGCAGGTttgtccttttgtttgtttgtttacatttaGCAGTTACCAGTTGTTCAGGTGATTCACATAACATCTGCATCCATCACTGCAACATATTGCTAGGAGCTCAAGTCAGTCAAAAGCTAATACCTAAGAACAAATGGAGAGGCTTTGAAATATGCTCTCTATTAGGTAGTATATCTTAAAATGGACCAGCATGACTCTGGCAAGTCATGCAGTTCATCTCATAGCCATATGGATAAATATCTCCTTAGTCCTACCTCTCCCTCACTCCCCTCTGAAATGCTGACCATATAACACTTCATTTTCTAGGATAGGCTCAGCAATGGGTGCTGTGCAGATGAGGCTCATGCCCTGGCAAACCCTGCTGTGCAGTCATCACCTAACAAAACAGTGACCCTTCACCAGGAAACATTTGAGTGGCATGCATGCCACAGAGGAGCAGCTTTCTTCTTAAATCCTCTTTTCTGCTCCTGTGACTGAGACTTCTTCCCAGCTACCAtgcattctcttttctttcaatgGGGGTTACACCCTACAGTTGAAGAAATACCAGATCTGTCACCCATTGCTCTTCACAGGAGCATTTTGCCTGCATATATAGTCTACAAACCATGAGAGCAGCTTGAACACTTGAGCTGTGAAATCTTCAAATTACTGAAACCCGAAGCTGAGGAACAGGGAGCTCCCTCCCTTGGGCTTTGCTACACTGCCCAAACCATGGGGAGCTGTGCTCCACAGCCTTCATAGCACAAAATCTTCACCTCTTTAAGTTTTCCTCACTGCATGCCAAGTAGGAGAAGATAAGCAAAAACTACCTGGATAGACATGGATGAATGTTTCTGATGGGTGCTGTTTTCCTATTGTCTTTACTATCAGTTTGGAGGCAACCCAGTGTCTTGTGCAATTGGTTTGGCAGTACTGGATGTAATAGAAAAagaagatctccaaggaaaTGCTGCACGTGTAGGAAATTATCTCCTAGAATTGCTGGCTGAACAAAAGGAGAAGCATCCCTTAGTGGGAGATATCAGGTAGGTGCCCCATggcatttcagtgtttcagagaCAAGATatgatgaggggaaaaaaataaaaataaaataaaaagaaagtctgGGGTGAGGAGAACCCAGAAATAGGATGCCATGATTATGTTCCACCTCTCTGAAACTGGTCTACCCAAAACTAATACCGTAAATAACATGTTTGTCAAGAAATGTTTCCATACAGCTGTTTAGCTGGGGAATAAATGTAGCTTAGAAGGGCTCTGGGAGCAAGTAGGAGAAAGATCCACCACTATGCAATAGCCCAGTTGCCAGCACACTCTTGGGATGATGGAGACAATCAAATCTCTGGACCATTTCATTTGGAGATGTTAGTGTAGGTATCCCCCATCTCATGTTAGAACCATGATAACCACtcttagttttttgtttttattgttgttgttgtttttaattcttatttttgatTATCTGTCTTCCACATTACCTTGTTTTGAGGTTTGCAGGATAAGAAAGCAAGAATATTGTTACCTGGCCATGTAGCCTTAATGAACCAGTTaaatttattcagaattagCTGTTATCTCACTTGATCATCTGAAGTAGCAAGTGCAAAAAGATAGCTAAACGGAAAGTCCCATCcctttcttgttgttttctctcttgctaAAGTCTACGTTTGAGCAGAAAGCTTGGATTCCTGACactggatttcatttttctatgttttatCTCTGCTCCAGGGG
This genomic window from Aythya fuligula isolate bAytFul2 chromosome 4, bAytFul2.pri, whole genome shotgun sequence contains:
- the ETNPPL gene encoding ethanolamine-phosphate phospho-lyase, whose amino-acid sequence is MPGRMEERYSKAETLALRRKHIGPSCKVFFAKDPLKIVRAQGQYMFDETGEKYLDCINNVAHVGHSHPYVTKAATKQMELLNTNSRFLHDNLVQYAQRLTATLPEKLSVCYFVNSGSEANDLALRLARQYHGHQDVITLENAYHGHLTSLIDISPYKFNQLGKDSKKEFVHVAPSPDIYRGKYREDHPDPASAYAEEVKKIIEETQKNGRKIAAFIAESMQSCGGQVIPPVGYFQKVAEYVRAAGGVFIADEVQVGFGRVGKHFWAFQLQGEDFVPDIVTMGKPIGNGHPMSCVVTTREIAESFGASGLEYFNTFGGNPVSCAIGLAVLDVIEKEDLQGNAARVGNYLLELLAEQKEKHPLVGDIRGVGLFVGVDLVKDQQKRTPATAEALHLIYKLKEQKILLSADGPHRNVLKFKPPMCFTMENAKHVVEKIDVLLTEIEEATGMKTGNNISANAQCKRKTNEGGSQAESANESTSHMNGAACRQENGFYPEKCSVPSKRIIT